The sequence below is a genomic window from Oncorhynchus nerka isolate Pitt River linkage group LG7, Oner_Uvic_2.0, whole genome shotgun sequence.
TGTCACTCTATCCCACATAAAGCATTCACAATTTAgtagtattttttgttgttgtaataagtAAATGACCTCACGTGCATGTGATGGCCATATGCATCAATCAATTATTTTGTTCAATACTATTCATGCTGTAGGTACTATCTCTTTGTTGCAGTAAATCCATGTGTTGTATTCGTGGTTCTAGGATTATTTGAAGACAGAAAGCGGACACAACAGAGCGGGTGAGAATCAGCAAAAATGTAAACCCATTTGAACCATATATTCAAGTCACGTTTCTGTCGTATCAGATTTCCAATatgcattgtgttgtgttttctgtctgtgtaCAACAGGTACTGGTGAAGTTAAGATGGAGCTGTGGACGTGGGGACATTATCTGGAGGAGACCAAATCAGTGGCAGCTCCAGCCAAACTCTTTCAAAAGGTGTTTTTTTTAACTAACTTTCGATACATACTAAATGATAGGGCCGGGACAATACCAGTATCGCGACACTCGTTAGTATCGtagcaaggaaacaaaacacaaagcggACTTAAATTCTTTAGGAAAATAGcgctaatgttggaaacaaacatcgtTATGTTGccatccagagtcacatttatttattttccagtcttatagcacacaatattttacatactgCACGTTTATAAAGGGCCAAAGAGTTTGGTCTGctttgtgttttcatttttgccacGGAAAAACAATTGCGATACTGGTATTGTCACAGCCCTAGTAAATTAGAGAACAAAAGTTAAGTCTTTGCAAATTAAATTGTGAgtgtgcatgcatgaatgtgtcTATGGCTTTTCTCACTATAACCCCGTGTATTTTCAGTCTCAGCAGGTCCCACAGTGCAAAAGCAGCTTCCGCCAGGGCATGAAGTTAGAGGGCATCGACCCGCAGCACCCCTCCATGTACTTTGTTCTGACTGTGGCTGAGGTACTGTGTGCAGCGCTGCTCAACCTACAGTCGCATGCTCTTTGAGGTTtgcttctacctctctccctgtcctgactGTTTTGTttcatacacactatacaccctGACTGTTCACACTGATTAGAGAGACGGATCCACATAACTGAGGGaaagacacggagagagagatttGGGGAGACACGGTTTGACttctgtctgtcttgtcctgtTTGTAGATTTGTGGCTACAGGCTGCGTCTCCATTTTGACGGCTACTCAGACTGTCATGACTTCTGGGTAAATGCCAATTGCCCCGACATCCACCCTGCGGGATGGTGTGAGGGCACTGGACACAAGCTGTACACCCCCAAAGGTCAGAGTATACTAGGCTTTGGTTTGTGGTTGGGCTGCAATTTGGACTCGATTAGTTTCCTTTTCACATTTTGATTATGGCGCAGATCATTTGCCCAAGCACCTAAGGATCTGAGTCATAAAGTCATTCATGAGATTTCCCTTATTAGAGTAGTGGTCCAGGGACATGTCCATGTCacatgtttgtgtctgtgtgtgccacaGGCTGCAAAGAGGAGGAGTTCTCCTGGGCCAGCTACCTGAGGATGAGTAAAGCCCAAGTTGCCCCCAAAGAGGTGTTTGCCAGCCCTGGAAGAGTAAGTCTAAGCACGACTCTTATCCTCAATCAGTGGCCTGCATCTACCTGAAGTAATGAACTGTAAGCAGCTAatttggtgtgtttgtgttggtggcCCACTGGTCAGACTGATACGGAGGGTGATTTCGAGGTTGGCATGAAGCTGGAGGCTGTCGATCGCATGAACCCCTCTCTCATCTGCGTGGCGACCGTGACCGACGTGGTGGACGACCGCTTCCTGGTTCACTTTGATAACTGGGATGACACGTATGACTACTGGTGAGGCcatttttcatgttttttttcaCGACTTCTCTAAATCATCAACTGTGCTGTTTTAGTAGCCGTTTGGCCATGACTTAAATTCTAATCTGATTAGTCGATGTTGAATCCCCATCCAGGTGTGACACCAGCAGTCCATACATCCATCCTATTGGCTGGTGCCAAGAGAGGAGCCTCCCCCTCACGCCACCTCAAGGTGACTGACAAAGTTGTAAGAAATGAATATAGTTCTAAGTAAACGATAGGGAATACGGTGGCATTTCACACACACCTTTGAACTGGATCCCATGTGCCCTGTCTGTCCTGCCAGGTTACCCAGACCCGGGCAGGTTCTCCTGGTCAAGGTACCTGGATGAGACTGGCTCTACCGCGGTGTCTGCTGAGGCCTTTAAAGTAGTGAGTACATCACTGAGGATTTGTTGCAATGAAAACCACCATACACTGCTGTCATTTTAGACATTGATGAATACGATTGACTTGAATCCTTTTGTGGTGGGCTAAAGTGGAGTTGTGAACATAATGACTGTTTTGAGATTAACCATAGGGACTGATTTGAGGTCAGGTGTTAAGTGCCGTTGTGTGATGACGATGTGACCCTCCCCTCCGCAGCGTCCTGCTCATGGCTTCCAGGCTCAGATGAAGCTGGAGGCAGTAGACAAAAGGAGCCCCGGCCTGATTCGGGTGGCCACAGTGGAGGAGGTCGACACACACCGCATTAAGGTCAACCAGCAGTGTGCATGTCTCATGGTTGTATGTGCCAGTACCACTACCACACTCCCATAACTATgccatattataaactgggtggtttgaaccctgaatgctgattggctgtcagccgtggtatattagaccgtataccacgggtatgacaaaacatttgtttttcctgctctaattacattggtaactcGTTTATAATAGcaagcccttagccatggtatattggtcatataccttACCCCTTCGGGCCTTATTGCCTAAATATACCATACTCCCACAGGTCCATTTTGATGGCTGGAGTCATATGTATGATGATTGGATGGACTCGGACCACCCTGACATCCACCCGGTCGGCTGGTGTGAGAGTACGGGTCACCCGCTAAAAGTGCCCCCCGGTGAGTCAAACAAAACCCAACACCTTGGTAACAGCTACCATACTTCACTGACTCTACTTCACCCTGATTTGAGTGCTTACATGTTCTGTTTggcttgtgtgcatgtgtgcttgtgcttgggtgcgtgtgtgtgtttttttataaGGCCCCAGGAAACCTGCAACCACAGGCCAGTCCAGTTTCTCCTCCATGCCTTGCAAAGGAATCAGCCACTCCAGATCCACCAAGTACAGCTTCCATCACAGGTCAGTAAACCCCCAGAAATAGGTATTTGAATCGCCTATGAAGCAATAAATGGAAGTGGATATGTGTTCCATACCAATGCTATGATTATGTTATATTGATGTTATAATGGAGTCAACTCTACTGTTTGAAACAGGAAGTGTCCGACACCCGGATGTGATGGCTCGGGTCATGTGACTGGGCGGTTCACCGCACATCACTGTCTGTCAGGCTGCCCACTGGCTGAGCGAAACCAGGGCAGACTCAAGACCGACCTATCAGATACAGAGGGGAGTGGAGCAAAGCGGAGCATCTTAGTCTTTGGCCAAAGGACCAAAAAGTCCCGGTACCATGGCAGGTAAGCCTCATGTCAACAGTGGCTAAGGCTGTTGTATGACGTCAGACTCAGGAGTCATAGTGGTGTATTGATCTGCCGCTGTAGCTCCCCGTCTCACCAGTGTCTCTCGTTCTCTATTGTCAGGATTGGCCGTCCCCCTAAGTACAGAAAAATCCAGCAGAGAACATACCAGAGTGAGTCTCACAGCTTTAAGCTTTGTAAACAGTACATATATCTATTTATGTCAATGGCCGCATTCTGATTCTCTATGGCAGCTACGAGTTTACTGCATCCATACAGTAttcggtgtgtttgtgtaggtacCATATGTGTACATGCATTAATATGTGCGTGCGTTTTCCTGTGTTGCAGCGATGGCCACAGAGGGTATGTGCCCGTCTCTGTTCATGTCTGCTTTGTCAGCCCACCCGGACCGAACCCTGTCTCTGTGCTGGGAGCAACACTGCAAACTGCTGCCTGGCGTCCAGGGCATCAGCGCTACACAGGTGGCAGCGTGGACTGTGGAGGAGGTGAGAGCTATACTACTCAGCCCTATTTATCTTTGGCTGCGACAAAAGGTGGAGCAGAGTACTATCAGTCACTCTTCTTCGTGTTCTGTGCAACAGGTCTTTGGATTTGTCCAGAATCTGACCGGTTGTGAAGAGCAAGCCTGTGTCTTCAAAGAGGAAGTGAGTTGCAATGTTAATTGATAAGTTAAAAGtacaatgcagctgttttttatctcaatatcaaatcctaTCTGGATAAGAATTATAAGTACCTTACTGTgcttgttttcaattaaaatggtcaaaaagaaaccaaAATAGCTTCTTAGACAAATACCATTTCACAAGCAAGAATTTTTCTAGGACTGTCAGAGGGGCCTAATTGGAGGAGCCTAATGGGAGGGATGTGTAAccagaaaactagctgttattggcagagaggaggGCAAActgtctttgttattggtctatcaACTTATATCGCCTGGTAATGTCACTAGGCGGTCCAAAAATCCCACTCTGCCAAACAAGTGctttatcatcattttcacaatttcaaagtattattccaacctcatagtgtggaaatatatacactgctcaaaaaaataagggaacactaaaataacacatcctagatatgaatgaatgaaatattcttattaaatacttttttctttacatagttgaatgtgctgacaacaaaatcacacaaaaattatcaatggaaatcaaatttattaaCCCATGgaggtcaaaatgaggctcagtagtgtgtgtggcctccacgtgcctgtatgacctccctacaacgcctgggcatgct
It includes:
- the LOC115131944 gene encoding lethal(3)malignant brain tumor-like protein 1 produces the protein MSAKVELDFSAKKADPTPLTDSSDSLSNDSLSKKTRPQTTTALILPAPAPAPSTQKVEVSLGVAETGNGAIAGQVETPTLAPQVGGTCSIVHVLEWKEGIAILPSSNLKFCVSDCGTLEMISQGNITSAEPIVVVSGKIPDSENRPINKTDVAHPLSTVGGVAVDQERPIKTVPKTQGGTGQQESCYPVAQRTYPEQLRREPMTDNRVGGAEKIPGGRVASLDPELLKPMKKRKRKDYLSPSEEESELDGMDYLKTESGHNRAGTGEVKMELWTWGHYLEETKSVAAPAKLFQKSQQVPQCKSSFRQGMKLEGIDPQHPSMYFVLTVAEICGYRLRLHFDGYSDCHDFWVNANCPDIHPAGWCEGTGHKLYTPKGCKEEEFSWASYLRMSKAQVAPKEVFASPGRTDTEGDFEVGMKLEAVDRMNPSLICVATVTDVVDDRFLVHFDNWDDTYDYWCDTSSPYIHPIGWCQERSLPLTPPQGYPDPGRFSWSRYLDETGSTAVSAEAFKVRPAHGFQAQMKLEAVDKRSPGLIRVATVEEVDTHRIKVHFDGWSHMYDDWMDSDHPDIHPVGWCESTGHPLKVPPGPRKPATTGQSSFSSMPCKGISHSRSTKYSFHHRKCPTPGCDGSGHVTGRFTAHHCLSGCPLAERNQGRLKTDLSDTEGSGAKRSILVFGQRTKKSRYHGRIGRPPKYRKIQQRTYQTMATEGMCPSLFMSALSAHPDRTLSLCWEQHCKLLPGVQGISATQVAAWTVEEVFGFVQNLTGCEEQACVFKEEMIDGEAFLLLKQTDIVKIMSIKLGPALKISNAILMFKSTDEGLK